AGCCAAGCCATGTTCCTACCAttaggcctttgcacttgctgttccctcttcttGGAACACCTTGCCCCTAGATATTTGCATGAATGATTCATTCTGGTCTTGGATCAAATGTCTCTTCCTCAAGGATGCCTCTTGACACCCCCCAGTCTGAAGTTGCCTCCCAACACCCCATCAGTCTCTGTCAcatcactgttttcttttattcatagCACTTGTCACTAACTAAAATgatcatgtttattttctctctttctcctctagaGTGCGCACTGCACAGAGCCAGGGCCCTTGCTATTCTTGTTCACTCCTATTTCTCCAGTACCTGGAGTAGAGCCTGGTCCTTAGTAAGGAAGGACTCAGGAGATACTTGTCTTGAGACAAGCCTGCTCTAGCCAGCCTGTGAGCTCATGTAGTCTTAGAATCCAGTTGAGGAAAGGGCAGAAATTGCTCAGCTGATCAAGCTGTAATCTTGTGGATACAGttgtttcctttaattttctttttcttctctgtctagCTCAGTCCACCTCAGGGCGAGGCCAGTACCTGAAACGCATCCGATACCACGGCAGAGGTCGCTTTGGGATAATGGAGAAGGTTTTTTGCCATTATTTTGTGAAGTTGGTGGAAggccctccacctccacctgagGCACCAAAGACAGCAGTCGCCCACGCCAAAGAGTATATCCAGGAGCTTCGCAACCGGACCATCATTCACACTCTATGATGGGGGTATTAAGACTCCacagtgtatatattttaccatttatttcctaaaaccaacaaaaattaaagacagatgCTTTTTATGCTTTGTCATTGAATTATTGAAATATGAAATACAACTGCTAGttttacatgaatatttataaagcTCTGCCCATCTCTCTTGAGCCTCTgggtatattttatgtatttgcaaCTAGGAAGGAGAAATCAGCTTTAAACATAGTGACAGACTATGTAATTCAGAAGGCTTTTTTGAGTGATGTTTGAAGGCAATGTTAGCTTCTAGCTTGTGCCCTGCAAGTGGTACTTTTGATACTGGACTTGAGTAGAAAGTTATAGGATAAGAAAACTTGTCCGTATTATTtcacttgatttttctcctggaactgggggaaggggtggtggaCAGGAGCATCCCTGCGCATTGTTTCAGTGCAGTATTTTAGGGCATTCAGTAGTTCGGTTTTTCCTTTCACTGTTGGCATAGGCCAGTGGATGAGggattatattttcctttactgtTTTAGCAGTAACTTGAAATTACAGGAGTTTATTTAATCTAAAACTCCAAAAACCATTTAActtagaaagttttattttacttaaataatgACTATTTTTATGTCTCCTACCAACAGTGCTTTCTATTGCTTGGTTGTCTTGTTTAGGATTGATTCATTTTTCAGAGTGCATTCAATTATGGAGAGAGGAATTGAACCAGTCTCAGCCTTGCATTctaaaataattgatatttttaggacattccacctgaaagcggaagaatacactttcttttcaagtgcacatggaacattctccagaatagatcacatcttcagtcacaaatcaagccttggaaaatttaagaaaattgaaatcgtatcaagcatcttttccaaccacaatactgtgagattagaaatcaggtacaggaaaaaaaaaaagtaaaaaacacaaatgcatggaggctaaaccatgcactgctaaataaccaagagatcactgaagaaatcaaagaggaaatcaaaaaNNNNNNNNNNNNNNNNNNNNNNNNNNNNNNNNNNNNNNNNNNNNNNNNNNNNNNNNNNNNNNNNNNNNNNNNNNNNNNNNNNNNNNNNNNNNNNNNNNNNNNNNNNNNNNNNNNNNNNNNNaaactaaaagctggttctttgagaagataaacaaaaatgaataaacctttagccagactcatcaagaaaaaggagaggatgcaaatgaatagaattagaaatgaaaaaggagaagttacaacagacaccacagaaatacaaagcatcctaagagactactacaagcaactctatgccaataaaatggaccacctggaagaaatggacaaattcttggaaaagtacaaccttccaagatagaacaagggggcttccctggtggcgcggtggttgagagtccgcctgccgatgcaggggacacgggtttgtgccccggtccgggaagatcccacatgctgcggagcggctgggcccgtgagccatggctgctgagcctgcgcgtctggagcctgtgctctgcaacgggagaggccacagcagtgagaggcccgcgtaccacacacacaaaaaaaagaacgaggaagaattagaaaatacaaacagaccaatcacaggtgatgaaattgaaacttcaattaaaaatcatccaacaaacaaaagtccagatcCCATAGGccatggagcgactaagcccatgcaccacaactactgagcctgtgctgtagattccgtgagccacaactactgagcccgtgtgccacaactacagaagctcgtgtgcctggagcctgtgctctgcaacaagagaagcctccgcaatgagaagctcgcacactgcaacgaagagtagcccctgctcaccgcaactagagaaatctcatgcgcagcaatgaagacccagcgcagccaaaaaataaataaaataatgatagtaaataaaaataaggcagtAGGTGGCACTCACTTCCCTCTTGTTAGCAGAAAATTGTTAAGAGCGTTCAGCACTACCTGTTTCTCGTTGATACACGTGTTTTCATTGACAAGAGGCACTCTGTCCACAACCCTagtccagtgtttctcaaacgtTTGTATGTAGAGGAAGAACTTGGGGTGCTTGCTTATTAATGCAGACTTCTTCTGGGTTTcgccccagagattctgattcactagaaatctgttttaaacaagcacttccaggtgattctgttgtAGGGGACTGTACTTTGAGAATATCCCTCTAGTCAAATGAAGAATGTAGCTTTAGTGCCATGTTTTAAGATGGCATTAATTATAGATACTATTTACTGGGACCTCATTATTTGACATGCTCCAtgctatattttacaaataactgTCTCAGGGTCACACAGTTTGTGAATATTGGAGCTATGATTTAAACTCTAGGTTTAAGTACCTGGTTCTGCATACCTAGTGAATATACAGGTATGTTTCTGGGCCTCTGCAGTTACCTTAATGTGTGGGTAAAAAGGCAAAGAGCTCAGTGGAATAAGCCACTGAGGTTTAGGGCAGATTCATTTTGGGTCCTAAGCTATTATAGCATGGAATCATGGAAATAAAACTGGAGTGGTGGAAAGCAAACTTCATTCTAGTCCTGGCATACTCATTAACCAGAAGAAGACTTTGGGCAGgtctccttcctccctggcctccaTTTCATTCATCTAGAAGATAAGAGGCTCAATGTTGTCTGTAGACCATCTTCTTCAGAATCACTTGAAGGACTTGTTAAAAGATCCATATCACTGGGCCCTACTCTCAGACTTAGTGAGTCAGGATCTGGTGTGGGAGACCAGGGGGTTTGCACTTGTAATGAATGCCCCAGTGATGTGTGGCTAGAGAATCACTGGACCAGAGGGTCTCTGGGCTCTCTTTCAGTGCAGATGCTCAAGATGCCTTGAGTTTTGACTTCCTCGGGTGTGACTAAAACACGCCAGGTGGTGATGTGGACTCCGTAACTATAATGTAAATGAGGTTGCTGCTTCATCACGCTGTTAAAGCTGTTTTGAAAGAGTTAAGGACAAAACAGATCTTAGATTCTAATGAAGAAAGTTTGCTTGTGATCTAAGATTCAGCCTTTATTTGGAATTGCTTCTGGTTTGTTAAAGTGTACTAATTGCAGCACTGGGTACCTAGCACTGTTTTAagcattgtatatatacattttctcaatGAATCTTTCCCATTGTGACTGTTGCTAAGTATATCTGGTTAGTTTCCGTGGCTGAGAGTGCACTTTCTAACATAAGTGAACATTTTGGTCCCCACTTAAAATTAACTTTACATGGTTCAGAAACTAATGTCTTAATTATTCTTTAATGGCAATATCTGAATGCTtgtggtttccttctttctttgtcaGAGAATTATGATAGATTTAAACTTTTTTAGTGGGTGTGTAGCACATTCAGGAAGTGCACTGATCATAAGTTTAGCTCAATAATTGATCAAGTGGTGAACGTGCCCAGGTAAACAGGTGAAGAAATAGAATGTGATAGCAACTCTGAGTCCCCTTCATACCCCCTCACAGTCACTACCCACCTATCTTCTCCAAAGGTAACCATCACCCCGACTGCTACCatatgatagatttttttaaaataaggttagcttttgttttctttaactcGACATAATTTATTGGGCAACCATTATATGCCTGGTGCTGAGGGTACAGATAGTGAAAGAGGAATCAGCCCTTGCTCCTGGAGCTCACGCTCTGCTGGGAAAGTTAGAGTAATTCAGTAAATCACTAATTACAAGTCTTCACTGTGCTGAGTGTTATGAAAGCAGAGGGACATGGGCCTCTGGGAGCAGATATCAGGGTGCCCTGGGAAACAGTCATTGGATTTTTgggaaagtttattttcttaaagatacAGTGAGGGGAAAGGGTAAAATGACAAATGTCATATGGATCAGTAAAGGGTTATGTTGTCAGAATGCcgacttgggttttgttttcaacTCTATAAATGTTAGGACCACTACATCCTTCCAGAAATGTGATGTGTGATGTGTGATGTGGATGGGGAATATATTGTCTTTGGAG
The Physeter macrocephalus isolate SW-GA chromosome 8, ASM283717v5, whole genome shotgun sequence genome window above contains:
- the MRPL22 gene encoding large ribosomal subunit protein uL22m isoform X3, with product MWYLAKLIRGMSIDQALAQLQFSDKKGAQIIKEVLLEAQDMAVRDHNVEFRSNLYIAQSTSGRGQYLKRIRYHGRGRFGIMEKVFCHYFVKLVEGPPPPPEAPKTAVAHAKEYIQELRNRTIIHTL